From a region of the Podospora pseudopauciseta strain CBS 411.78 chromosome 7 map unlocalized CBS411.78m_7, whole genome shotgun sequence genome:
- the SSL2 gene encoding DNA repair helicase RAD25 (COG:L; BUSCO:EOG09260HSP; EggNog:ENOG503NTVF), with protein sequence MPPKRKAPGTQGAAAKAGRTSALSTPGPGTPRSLDSSMMSEEDEDFLNDEDVDEAQKQREDMLAKEADQFVNKWALTSKNVDGGEEAGQRTYDAASQYFKKRDYSHYQLKPDHQNRPLWIEPDGTIVLERFSPLSEQATDFLITIAEPKSRPSLLHEYRITTHSLYAAVSIGLRPQDIINTLDRFLKTPLPPRILNFISSCTQSYGKVKLVLKNNKYFVESVDTQLLQKLLADPQIRAARISGTTDISTSYAPTMAGLVIPGTKNAAGVHQADLKQGNNQNGEQGQAGAEADVFAALNEEDDDDEKEAVHSFEISDASVETVQKQCLEIGFPILEEYDFRNDNVNPNLEIDLRPNTLIRPYQEKSLSKMFGNGRAKSGIIVLPCGAGKTLVGITAACTIRKGVIVLCTSSMSVVQWRQEFLKWSNINPEDIAVFTADSKNKFSGSTGIIVTTYSMVTNSRERSHDSKKMMDFLRGREWGLMLLDEVHVVPADVFRRVISSIKSHSKLGLTATLLREDDKISHLNFLIGPKLYEANWMELSQQGHIAKVQCAEVWCSMPPEFYDEYLRANSHMKRTLYAMNPRKFQACQYLINYHEARGDKIIVFSDELYSLKQYALKLKKVFIYGGTGQAERMQVLENFQHNPDVNTLFLSKIGDTSLDLPEATCLIQISSHFGSRRQEAQRLGRILRAKRRNDEGFNAFFYSLVSKDTQEMYYSSKRQAFLVDQGYAFKVITQLANINDTPDLAFATPQERRELLQRTLVDNEKGFEQDAETDDLFGKPSGRRGAGGARGRKAGNGVRRTAGTLGELSGGQDMAYIEQNKAANKGLKGKGAGKKADAGGQNSFFKKIQREKEKIKGAR encoded by the coding sequence ATGCCGCCGAAAAGAAAGGCGCCTGGCACTCAGGGTGCGGCGGCGAAAGCTGGTCGCACCTCGGCGCTCTCAACGCCCGGTCCTGGCACGCCGCGCAGTCTTGATAGCTCCATGATgtccgaggaggatgaggacttTTTGAACGACGAGGATGTCGATGAGGCTCAGAAGCAGCGCGAGGACATGCTCGCGAAGGAGGCGGACCAGTTCGTGAACAAGTGGGCCCTCACCTCCAAGAATGTGGACGGCGGTGAGGAGGCGGGTCAAAGAACCTACGATGCCGCCTCTCAGTACTTCAAGAAGAGAGACTACTCTCACTACCAGCTCAAGCCCGATCACCAGAACCGCCCGCTCTGGATCGAGCCGGACGGGACCATTGTGTTAGAGCGCTTCAGCCCACTGTCAGAGCAGGCCACAGACTTTCTGATCACCATTGCCGAGCCAAAGTCGCGTCCATCTCTGCTTCACGAGTACCGCATCACAACGCACAGCTTGTATGCCGCTGTGTCGATTGGTCTCAGGCCGCAAGATATCATAAACACGCTCGATCGCTTCCTGAAGACACCGCTGCCTCCCAGGATTCTCAACTTCATTAGCAGTTGTACCCAGAGCTACGGCAAGGTAAAGCTCGTGCTCAAGAACAACAAGTACTTTGTAGAGAGCGTTGATACACAACTGCTTCAGAAGCTGTTGGCTGATCCACAAATTCGTGCAGCCCGCATCTCCGGGACTACTGACATCAGCACCAGCTATGCGCCCACCATGGCCGGCTTGGTCATTCCCGGCACCAAGAACGCTGCCGGCGTCCACCAGGCCGATCTGAAGCAGGGGAATAATCAAAATGGCGAGCAAGGGCAGGCAGGCGCCGAGGCCGATGTCTTTGCTGCCTTgaatgaagaagatgatgatgacgagaagGAAGCCGTTCACTCTTTTGAGATCTCGGATGCCTCGGTCGAAACGGTGCAGAAACAGTGCCTGGAGATCGGCTTCCCAATCCTCGAAGAGTACGACTTCCGAAACGACAATGTGAACCCTAACCTCGAGATTGACCTCCGGCCCAACACTCTGATCCGGCCGTACCAGGAGAAGAGTCTCAGCAAGATGTTTGGCAACGGCAGAGCCAAGAGCGGTATCATTGTCTTGCCTTGCGGAGCGGGCAAAACGTTGGTGGGTATCACGGCTGCTTGTACCATCAGGAAGGGAGTTATTGTCCTCTGCACGAGTTCTATGTCAGTCGTCCAGTGGCGCCAGGAGTTCCTCAAGTGgtccaacatcaacccagAGGACATCGCTGTCTTCACAGCCGACAGCAAGAACAAGTTCTCGGGGAGTACTGGCATCATTGTCACCACATACTCCATGGTGACCAACTCCAGAGAACGGTCTCACGACAgcaagaagatgatggatTTCCTCAGAGGGCGAGAATGGGGGCTGATGCTCCTCGACGAAGTCCACGTCGTCCCCGCCGATGTCTTCCGCCGCGTCATCTCGTCTATCAAGTCGCACTCTAAGCTTGGTCTCaccgccaccctcctccgtGAGGATGACAAGATCTCCCATCTCAACTTCCTCATCGGCCCCAAGCTCTATGAGGCCAACTGGATGGAATTATCTCAACAAGGCCACATCGCCAAGGTCCAGTGCGCAGAAGTGTGGTGTTCCATGCCCCCGGAATTCTACGACGAGTATCTCCGCGCCAACTCCCACATGAAGCGCACCCTCTACGCCATGAACCCGAGGAAATTCCAAGCTTGCCAGTACCTGATTAACTATCACGAAGCGCGCGGCGATAAGATCATCGTCTTCTCTGATGAGCTTTACTCTCTCAAACAGTATGCTCTCAAACTCAAAAAGGTCTTCATCTACGGCGGCACCGGCCAGGCGGAGCGCATGCAAGTCCTCGAAAACTTTCAGCACAATCCCGATGTCAACACTCTCTTCTTGTCCAAGATTGGCGACACCTCCCTCGATCTGCCCGAAGCAACCTGTCTCATCCAGATTTCTTCTCATTTCGGCTCCCGCAGGCAAGAGGCCCAGCGTCTCGGCCGTATCCTACGAGCCAAGCGCCGTAACGATGAAGGCTTCAACGCCTTTTTCTACTCTCTGGTATCGAAAGACACCCAAGAGATGTACTACTCCTCCAAGCGCCAGGCCTTCCTCGTTGATCAGGGGTACGCCTTCAAGGTTATCACTCAGTTAgccaacatcaacgacacGCCCGATCTTGCCTTTGCCACGCCTCAGGAACGCCGGGAGCTTCTTCAACGAACGTTGGTCGACAATGAGAAGGGCTTTGAGCAAGACGCCGAGACTGATGATCTGTTTGGGAAGCCCTCTGGCAGGAGAGGTGCTGGGGGTGCCAGGGGAAGGAAGGCTGGGAACGGGGTTAGGAGGACGGCGGGTACGCTTGGGGAGCTGTCGGGTGGGCAGGATATGGCGTATATTGAGCAGAACAAGGCTGCGAATAAGGGGTTGAAGGGCAAGGGGGCGGGGAAAAAGGCGGATGCTGGGGGGCAGAATTCGTTCTTCAAGAAGATtcagagggagaaggagaagattaAGGGGGCGAGATAA
- the PRO3 gene encoding delta 1-pyrroline-5-carboxylate reductase (EggNog:ENOG503NVU1; COG:E), whose product MSASQTTSSPELTMAVIGCGTMGIAILSGILASLDEKSTSPTPSGTSTPLYETTTTPRLPSKFIACVKRPESAKKLKTAFSSYTTPVTILTNSNLPAVQSADIILLACKPYMVNELLSEPSLAPSLSGKLLISILAGVTETQLSQTLTTANGGQPVNCQIVRAMPNTASLIRESMTVIGISNPPLDPETMGTVTWIFKRIGEVVYLPPSNMDVCTSLCGSGPAFFALMLEAAIDGAVAMGLPRAEAQRMAAQTMKGAAGLVLNGDHPALLRDKVSTPGGCTIGGLLVLEEGRVRGTVARAVREATVVASQLGQGVQGVNGTRFPGNNFQ is encoded by the exons ATGAGCGCTTCTCAAACCACCAGCTCCCCCGAGCTCACCATGGCCGTCATCGGCTGCG GAACAATGGGCATAGCAATCCTCTCCGgcatcctcgcctccctcgaCGAGaaatccacctcccccaccccctccggcacctccacccccctctacgaaacaaccaccaccccccgcctcccctccAAATTCATTGCCTGCGTCAAGCGTCCCGAATCCGCCAAAAAGCTCAAgaccgccttctcctcctaCACCACCCCGGTAACAATCCTCACAaactccaacctccccgccgTCCAATCCGccgacatcatcctcctgGCCTGCAAACCCTACATGGTCAACGAACTCCTCTCCGAaccctccctcgccccctccctcagTGGTAAActcctcatctccatcctcgccggcGTAACCGAAACCCAGctctcccaaaccctcaccaccgccaacggCGGCCAGCCCGTAAACTGCCAAATCGTCCGCGCAATGCCAAACACTGCCTCCCTCATCAGGGAAAGCATGACCGTCATCGGAATCAGCAACCCCCCTCTTGACCCCGAGACGATGGGGACGGTTACCTGGATTTTCAAGCGGATTGGCGAAGTGGTCTACCTCCCTCCGTCAAACATGGATGTTTGCACTTCGCTGTGTGGGTCAGGGCCGGCTTTTTTCGCGTTGATGCTTGAGGCTGCTATTGACGGGGCTGTTGCGATGGGTTTGCCGAGGGCGGAGGCGCAGAGGATGGCTGCGCAGACTATGAAGGGGGCTGCGGGGTTGGTGCTGAATGGGGATCACCCTGCGTTGTTAAGGGATAAGGTTAGCACGCCGGGGGGGTGTACcattggggggttgttggttctggaggaggggagggtgagggggacgGTTGCTAGGGCTGTGAGGGAGGCGACGGTGGTGGCTAGTCAGTTGGGCCAGGGGGTGCAGGGGGTTAATGGGACGCGGTTTCCTGGTAATAACTTCCAGTAG